One genomic window of Halolamina sediminis includes the following:
- a CDS encoding bifunctional N(6)-L-threonylcarbamoyladenine synthase/serine/threonine protein kinase has translation MRVLGVEGTAWCASAAVHDTATDQTFIESDAYEPESGGIHPREAAEHMGDAIPRVIETALAHADGDIDAVAFSQGPGLGPCLRVAGTAARALAGTLDVPLVGVNHMVAHLEIGRHEANFDSPVCLNASGANAHLLGFHDGRYRVLGETMDTGVGNAIDKFTRHLGWSHPGGPKVEAAAKDGEYVDLPYVVKGMDFSFSGLMSAAKDTVDGGAAVENVCFSLQEHVFAMLTEVSERALSLTGSDELVLGGGVGQNDRLREMLAAMCEQRGAEFYAPEPRFLRDNAGMIAVLGAEMAAAGDTIEIADSAIDPNFRPDEVPVTWRENESVAVGHGATAGGPSGLTDPRRGAEAVVDVQDGVVVKRRIPKAYRHPDLDAKLRRDRTVLEARLLSEARKAGVPTPLVHDVDVPEATLRLQHVGDTDLADALTTERARVLGEHLARLHRRELVHGDPTTKNVRVGDRLFLIDFGLGYHSGHPEDHAMDLHVFEGSVEGTAAEPAPVCRAFEDGYAGVGDDAVLERLAEIRGRGRYQ, from the coding sequence ATGCGCGTTCTGGGTGTCGAGGGCACGGCGTGGTGTGCGAGCGCCGCCGTCCACGACACCGCGACCGACCAGACGTTTATCGAGTCCGACGCCTACGAACCGGAGAGCGGCGGCATTCACCCGCGCGAGGCCGCCGAGCACATGGGCGACGCGATCCCGCGGGTGATCGAGACCGCGCTCGCCCACGCCGACGGCGACATCGACGCGGTCGCGTTCTCGCAGGGCCCCGGACTGGGCCCGTGTCTGCGCGTCGCCGGCACCGCCGCGCGGGCGCTCGCCGGTACGCTCGACGTGCCCCTCGTCGGCGTGAACCACATGGTCGCCCACCTCGAGATCGGGCGCCACGAAGCGAACTTCGACTCGCCGGTCTGTCTCAACGCCTCGGGCGCGAACGCCCACCTACTCGGCTTCCACGACGGCCGCTACCGCGTGCTGGGCGAGACGATGGACACGGGCGTCGGCAACGCGATCGACAAGTTCACGCGCCACCTCGGCTGGAGCCACCCCGGCGGCCCTAAGGTCGAGGCAGCCGCCAAAGACGGCGAGTACGTCGACCTGCCCTACGTCGTCAAGGGGATGGACTTCTCGTTCTCGGGGCTGATGAGCGCCGCGAAGGACACCGTCGACGGGGGGGCAGCCGTCGAAAACGTCTGTTTCTCGCTGCAGGAGCACGTCTTCGCGATGCTGACGGAGGTGAGCGAGCGCGCGCTCTCGCTGACGGGCAGCGACGAGCTCGTGCTCGGCGGCGGCGTCGGGCAGAACGACCGCCTGCGGGAGATGCTCGCGGCGATGTGCGAGCAGCGCGGCGCCGAGTTCTACGCGCCTGAGCCGCGCTTCCTCCGGGACAACGCGGGGATGATCGCCGTCCTCGGTGCGGAGATGGCCGCCGCCGGCGACACGATCGAGATCGCGGACAGCGCGATCGACCCGAACTTCCGCCCGGACGAGGTGCCCGTGACCTGGCGGGAGAACGAGTCCGTGGCGGTGGGCCACGGCGCGACCGCGGGGGGGCCCTCGGGGCTCACCGATCCTCGCCGCGGCGCGGAGGCCGTCGTCGACGTGCAGGACGGCGTGGTGGTGAAACGCCGGATACCCAAGGCGTACCGCCATCCCGACCTCGACGCGAAACTCCGCCGGGATCGGACCGTCCTCGAAGCGCGACTGCTCAGCGAGGCGCGTAAGGCGGGCGTGCCGACGCCGCTGGTCCACGACGTGGACGTGCCCGAAGCGACCCTTCGACTCCAGCACGTCGGCGACACGGACCTCGCAGACGCGCTCACGACCGAGCGGGCGCGAGTGCTCGGGGAACACCTCGCCCGGCTGCACAGGCGGGAGCTGGTCCACGGCGACCCGACGACGAAGAACGTCCGCGTCGGCGACCGACTGTTCCTGATCGACTTCGGGCTGGGGTACCACTCCGGCCACCCGGAGGATCACGCGATGGACCTCCACGTGTTCGAGGGCTCCGTCGAGGGGACGGCCGCCGAGCCGGCGCCGGTCTGTCGGGCGTTCGAGGACGGTTACGCCGGCGTCGGCGACGACGCGGTGCTGGAGCGCCTCGCGGAGATCCGCGGACGCGGCCGCTACCAGTAG
- a CDS encoding 30S ribosomal protein S24e, whose translation MEIEIVDETENPMLHRTDVRFELTHEDATPSRLQVRDSLAATLDKGSDEVVIRKLDTKFGMRKTIGDAKVYESADDARDVEQDHMLQRNKIEADTEAEEAAADAE comes from the coding sequence ATGGAGATCGAAATCGTCGACGAGACCGAGAACCCGATGTTGCACCGCACCGACGTCCGCTTCGAGCTCACCCACGAGGACGCCACGCCCTCGCGCCTGCAGGTCCGCGACAGCCTCGCGGCGACGCTTGACAAGGGCTCGGACGAGGTCGTGATCCGCAAGCTGGACACGAAGTTCGGCATGCGCAAGACGATCGGCGACGCGAAAGTGTACGAGTCGGCCGACGACGCCCGCGACGTCGAGCAGGACCACATGCTCCAGCGGAACAAGATCGAAGCCGACACCGAGGCCGAGGAAGCCGCCGCGGACGCCGAGTAA
- a CDS encoding GTP-dependent dephospho-CoA kinase family protein — protein MLTLPPELREAFKEPFGPLFTDVESLLAEAEPPIIAVGDMVTYHLRQAGHEPHVSVVDGLTERAAIPDDVREALEDAGEHRTEVVNEPAELSRELLLALREAVDAEADTLLVVEGEEDLATLPAVLAAPLGGSVVYGQPGEGMVLIRVTEAARAEMRDLLVRFDGDADAALAALSV, from the coding sequence GTGCTCACGCTGCCGCCCGAGCTTCGCGAGGCGTTCAAGGAGCCGTTCGGCCCGCTCTTTACCGACGTCGAGTCGCTGCTCGCCGAGGCCGAGCCGCCGATCATCGCCGTCGGCGACATGGTCACCTACCACCTCCGGCAGGCGGGCCACGAGCCACACGTCTCGGTCGTCGACGGGCTGACCGAACGCGCCGCGATCCCCGACGACGTCCGGGAGGCGCTCGAGGACGCCGGCGAGCACCGGACCGAAGTCGTGAACGAGCCCGCAGAGCTCTCCCGAGAGCTACTGCTCGCGCTTCGGGAGGCCGTCGACGCCGAGGCCGACACGCTGCTAGTCGTCGAGGGCGAGGAGGACCTCGCGACGCTGCCCGCGGTGCTGGCGGCGCCGCTGGGCGGGAGCGTTGTTTATGGCCAGCCCGGCGAGGGGATGGTGTTGATTCGCGTGACGGAGGCAGCCCGGGCGGAGATGCGCGATCTGTTAGTGCGGTTCGACGGTGATGCGGACGCGGCGCTTGCGGCGTTAAGTGTGTAG
- the spt4 gene encoding transcription elongation factor subunit Spt4 yields the protein MADPRLACRECHYVNDPDSQSCDYCGSSSLTEDWAGYVIINHPEESDVADEMEVTEPGSYALKVR from the coding sequence ATGGCCGACCCGCGACTGGCGTGCCGGGAGTGTCACTACGTCAACGACCCGGACAGCCAGAGCTGTGACTACTGTGGCTCCTCCAGCCTGACCGAGGACTGGGCGGGCTACGTGATCATCAACCACCCCGAGGAGAGCGACGTGGCCGACGAGATGGAGGTCACCGAGCCGGGGAGCTACGCGCTGAAGGTTCGCTAA
- a CDS encoding DNA-directed RNA polymerase, translating into MYKRVRLKDTVEVPPRNLADVTEERVKALLQDKLEGRMDEDVGSVVSVVEVHDIGDGAVLPNRPGVYYEAEFDAITYDPDMQEVVDGTVVEVVEFGAFVGIGPIDGLLHVSQISNEYLAYDGENQQLASSDTNKTLGVDDAVRVRIVTKSIDERNPRDSKIGLTAKQPGLGKHEWLAEEFEQRQEEEA; encoded by the coding sequence ATGTACAAACGGGTACGACTCAAGGACACGGTCGAGGTGCCGCCGCGGAACCTCGCCGACGTGACGGAGGAGCGGGTGAAAGCCCTGCTCCAGGACAAGCTCGAGGGACGGATGGACGAGGACGTGGGTAGCGTCGTCAGCGTCGTCGAGGTGCACGACATCGGCGACGGTGCCGTGTTGCCCAACCGGCCGGGCGTCTACTACGAGGCGGAGTTCGACGCCATCACCTACGACCCGGACATGCAGGAGGTCGTCGACGGCACGGTCGTCGAGGTCGTGGAGTTCGGCGCGTTCGTCGGGATCGGCCCGATCGACGGCCTGCTCCACGTCTCCCAGATCTCCAACGAGTATCTGGCGTACGACGGCGAGAACCAGCAGCTCGCCTCCTCGGATACGAACAAGACCCTCGGCGTCGACGACGCCGTGCGCGTCCGGATCGTCACCAAGAGCATCGACGAGCGCAACCCCCGGGACTCCAAGATCGGCCTGACGGCCAAACAGCCCGGGCTCGGCAAGCACGAGTGGCTGGCCGAGGAGTTCGAGCAGCGACAGGAGGAGGAAGCGTAG
- a CDS encoding twitching motility protein PilT, translated as MRTTAVLDTNALMMPVELDVRVFDELDRLLGAYDAVTPRAVVAELEKLRDGNGEAGTAAAVGRDLADRCRIVETEEPYADDAVIAAAKAADGDVYAVTNDRPLRDRLLDAGVDVIGLRGRNTLEITET; from the coding sequence ATGAGGACGACGGCGGTGCTCGACACCAACGCCCTGATGATGCCGGTCGAACTCGACGTGCGCGTGTTCGACGAGCTCGACCGGCTGCTCGGGGCGTACGACGCTGTCACCCCCCGAGCGGTCGTCGCGGAGCTGGAGAAACTCCGCGACGGCAACGGGGAGGCGGGCACCGCCGCCGCGGTCGGCCGCGATCTGGCCGACCGCTGTCGGATCGTGGAGACGGAGGAACCGTACGCCGACGACGCCGTCATCGCGGCCGCGAAAGCGGCCGACGGCGACGTGTACGCGGTGACCAACGACCGCCCGCTTCGCGACCGCCTGCTCGATGCGGGCGTTGACGTAATCGGTTTAAGGGGGCGGAACACACTGGAGATAACTGAAACCTAG
- a CDS encoding translation initiation factor IF-2 subunit gamma, with the protein MVTENSTQPEVNIGLVGHVDHGKTTLVQALSGSWTDKHSEEMKRGISIRLGYADATLRRCPEEEEPECYTVEEHCDEHDVDTEVVRDVSFVDAPGHETLMATMLAGAAIMDGAVLVVSATEDVPQAQTEEHLMALDIIGIENVVIAQNKVDLVDGERARENYRQIQEFVEGTVAEDAPVVPISAQQEVNIDLLIDAIEREIPTPERDPTADSRMFVARSFDINKPGTTADSLLGGVVGGSLAQGTLSEDDEIELRPGREVEEGGESEWRPMTTTVRSIQAGGNPVEEATPGGLLGVGTGLDPSYTKGDALAGQVAGEPGTLPPTVEGFEMDVELLERVVGEDEEEVEEISTGEPLMLTVGTATTVGAVTSARGGECEVSLKRPVCAEAGAKIAINRRVGARWRLIGIGTLKE; encoded by the coding sequence ATGGTGACGGAGAACTCAACACAACCGGAGGTGAACATCGGACTGGTCGGTCACGTCGACCACGGGAAGACCACGCTCGTGCAGGCGCTGAGTGGTTCGTGGACCGACAAGCACAGCGAGGAGATGAAACGCGGGATCTCCATCCGACTGGGGTACGCCGACGCGACGCTGCGTCGGTGCCCCGAGGAGGAGGAGCCCGAGTGCTACACGGTCGAGGAGCACTGCGACGAGCACGACGTCGACACCGAGGTCGTCCGCGACGTGTCGTTCGTCGACGCCCCGGGTCACGAGACCCTGATGGCGACGATGCTCGCCGGCGCGGCGATCATGGACGGCGCGGTGCTCGTCGTGAGCGCCACCGAGGACGTGCCCCAGGCCCAGACCGAGGAGCACCTCATGGCGCTGGACATCATCGGCATCGAGAACGTCGTCATCGCCCAGAACAAGGTCGACCTGGTCGACGGCGAACGGGCGCGAGAGAACTACCGGCAGATCCAGGAGTTCGTCGAGGGGACCGTCGCCGAAGACGCGCCGGTCGTCCCGATCAGCGCCCAGCAGGAGGTCAACATCGACCTGCTGATCGACGCGATCGAGCGGGAGATCCCCACGCCCGAGCGCGACCCCACCGCGGACTCCCGGATGTTCGTGGCACGGAGCTTCGACATCAACAAGCCGGGGACGACCGCCGACTCGCTGCTCGGCGGCGTCGTCGGCGGCTCGCTCGCCCAGGGGACCCTGAGCGAGGACGACGAGATCGAACTCCGCCCCGGCCGGGAGGTCGAGGAGGGCGGCGAGAGCGAGTGGCGGCCCATGACCACCACCGTGCGCTCGATTCAGGCCGGTGGCAACCCCGTCGAGGAGGCGACGCCGGGCGGGCTGCTCGGCGTCGGCACCGGACTGGACCCCTCCTACACGAAGGGCGACGCGCTCGCGGGGCAGGTCGCCGGCGAACCCGGCACGCTCCCCCCAACCGTCGAGGGGTTCGAGATGGACGTGGAGCTGCTCGAGCGCGTCGTCGGCGAGGACGAGGAGGAGGTCGAGGAGATCTCGACGGGCGAGCCGCTGATGCTCACCGTCGGCACCGCCACCACCGTCGGCGCCGTCACCAGCGCCCGCGGCGGCGAGTGTGAAGTGTCGCTCAAGCGCCCCGTCTGTGCGGAGGCCGGGGCGAAGATCGCGATCAACCGCCGCGTGGGCGCGCGCTGGCGGCTCATCGGCATCGGCACCCTGAAGGAATGA
- a CDS encoding DUF5787 family protein, giving the protein MEVAFELALSARLEAATDWIVARQLGAAVEEPGARVMDVVGVVPTEAVTDRAAVTSETIPPLAIEGAVGAGEAVPVTDALDCGPERAAAVAERAAELGFFERDRRGGRTYVRQTARYPDWVDRLVGIENKPDLGRPGDLEFQLRFDTALALFDEVWLATESYVTGAHLNRIPDPVGVWRFDPETGEREAVREASSLPVEELGVELRAEEPLRTDVAIVDADAKARQRRRIAERAWGKGWRPESFPGCTRCSATDASVPHCSFHDRPVAPSMDCGSDCPGYEPGEVSNGDPEGRREERSAWVQNPEGVGREQAGLDRF; this is encoded by the coding sequence GTGGAGGTCGCGTTCGAACTCGCGCTGTCGGCCCGCCTCGAAGCCGCGACCGACTGGATCGTCGCCCGCCAACTGGGCGCCGCCGTCGAGGAACCCGGCGCCCGCGTGATGGACGTGGTCGGCGTCGTCCCCACCGAGGCGGTGACGGACCGCGCGGCCGTCACCAGCGAGACAATCCCCCCGCTCGCCATCGAGGGCGCCGTCGGCGCCGGCGAGGCGGTGCCCGTCACCGACGCGCTCGACTGTGGCCCCGAACGCGCGGCGGCCGTCGCCGAGCGCGCCGCCGAACTGGGCTTCTTCGAGCGCGATCGCCGGGGCGGCCGCACGTACGTCCGGCAGACTGCCCGCTACCCCGACTGGGTCGACCGACTCGTCGGGATCGAGAACAAGCCCGACCTCGGCCGCCCGGGCGATCTCGAGTTCCAACTGCGGTTCGACACCGCACTGGCGCTGTTCGACGAGGTGTGGCTCGCGACCGAGAGCTACGTCACCGGCGCCCACCTGAACCGTATCCCCGACCCGGTCGGCGTCTGGCGGTTCGACCCCGAGACCGGGGAGCGTGAAGCCGTCCGCGAGGCGTCGTCGCTCCCCGTCGAGGAGCTGGGGGTCGAACTTCGCGCCGAGGAGCCGCTGCGGACCGACGTGGCGATCGTCGATGCCGACGCGAAAGCCCGCCAGCGTCGCCGGATCGCCGAGCGCGCGTGGGGGAAGGGGTGGCGCCCCGAGTCGTTCCCGGGCTGTACGCGCTGCTCGGCGACAGATGCGAGCGTTCCCCACTGTTCGTTCCACGACCGCCCGGTCGCACCGTCGATGGACTGCGGGAGCGACTGCCCGGGGTACGAGCCCGGGGAGGTGTCGAACGGAGATCCAGAAGGACGCCGGGAAGAACGGAGCGCGTGGGTCCAGAACCCGGAAGGCGTCGGACGCGAGCAGGCCGGGCTCGATCGGTTCTAG
- a CDS encoding MBL fold metallo-hydrolase: MRVTLLGTGDTTGTPTVGCDCATCERARERGVERSRFSVHVENERTGDCLLIDASPDFRHQFAETGADLPDAAVVTHIHFDHLDGLGNFYRLLDDLPVHAASEVDPFTGESVADSVRERYDYLDVVEVFGQEPLTTFSVCGFELTLVPVEHPPMACYGLAVEDPETGAKLSLSGDTSYDISEASRDALRDPDLLLADAIVPASLAPKHPMGGSDIVDDVPMTFGTKHMTREGAIRLGEDLNASETRLVHLAHYYPPEEAFEEPLAVDGEVYEL, translated from the coding sequence ATGCGCGTCACCCTCCTCGGCACCGGCGACACCACCGGCACCCCGACGGTCGGCTGTGACTGTGCCACCTGCGAGCGCGCCCGGGAACGCGGCGTCGAGCGCTCGCGGTTCTCGGTCCACGTCGAGAACGAGCGCACTGGCGACTGTCTGCTGATCGACGCCTCGCCCGACTTCCGCCATCAGTTCGCCGAAACCGGCGCCGACCTCCCTGACGCGGCCGTCGTCACCCACATCCACTTCGACCACCTCGACGGATTGGGCAACTTCTACCGCCTGCTCGACGACCTGCCCGTCCACGCCGCGAGTGAGGTCGACCCGTTCACCGGCGAGAGCGTCGCCGACTCGGTCCGGGAGCGCTACGACTACCTCGACGTCGTGGAGGTCTTCGGGCAGGAACCTCTGACGACCTTCTCGGTCTGCGGCTTCGAACTCACGCTCGTCCCCGTCGAACACCCGCCGATGGCGTGCTACGGGCTGGCCGTCGAGGACCCCGAAACCGGCGCGAAGCTCTCGCTGTCGGGCGACACGAGCTACGATATCTCCGAGGCGAGCCGCGACGCGCTCCGGGACCCGGACCTCCTGCTGGCCGACGCGATCGTCCCGGCGTCGCTGGCGCCGAAACACCCCATGGGTGGCTCGGACATCGTGGACGACGTGCCGATGACGTTCGGCACGAAACACATGACCCGCGAGGGGGCGATCCGGCTGGGCGAGGACCTGAACGCGAGCGAAACGCGGCTGGTCCACCTCGCACACTACTACCCGCCCGAGGAGGCGTTCGAGGAGCCGCTGGCCGTCGACGGCGAGGTGTACGAGCTCTAG
- a CDS encoding arginase family protein, translated as MGFPGAVAEREHADYAIVGAPLDVSTTFQPGARFGPEQIRRFAASYDDYDRRTDQQFSEVGVHDAGDVRAWDDAPEYLDFLGGSLADLVRDDVTPLLLGGEHTVTAAGVRATDPDTLVVLDAHLDLREAYDGNPWSHAAVTRRALDGDPEGEPLSTVSGTADRAVILGARTGSEAEWERAERDDVTVVPPEDVSDWTPDFDDESVYLSVDIDGADPSVAPGTGTMEPFGLAAREMRDVVREVAPYAIGFDAVEVNDRDDGQAAALAGKLLKEFVFAHADD; from the coding sequence ATGGGGTTTCCCGGCGCCGTCGCCGAGCGCGAGCACGCCGACTACGCGATCGTCGGCGCGCCGCTCGACGTCTCGACGACGTTCCAGCCGGGAGCCCGGTTCGGCCCGGAACAGATCCGGCGGTTCGCCGCGTCCTACGACGACTACGACCGCCGCACCGACCAGCAGTTCTCCGAGGTGGGCGTCCACGACGCCGGCGACGTGCGGGCGTGGGACGACGCCCCCGAGTACCTCGACTTCCTCGGCGGCAGCCTCGCCGATCTCGTTCGCGACGACGTGACGCCGCTGCTGCTTGGCGGCGAGCACACCGTCACCGCCGCGGGCGTCCGCGCGACGGACCCCGATACCCTGGTCGTCCTCGACGCCCACCTCGACCTCCGGGAGGCGTACGACGGCAACCCGTGGAGCCACGCCGCCGTCACGCGACGCGCACTCGACGGCGACCCCGAGGGCGAACCGCTCTCGACCGTCTCGGGGACCGCCGACCGTGCGGTGATCCTCGGCGCTCGCACCGGTTCGGAAGCCGAGTGGGAACGCGCCGAGCGCGACGACGTGACGGTCGTCCCCCCCGAAGACGTGAGCGACTGGACCCCCGACTTCGACGACGAGTCGGTGTACCTCTCGGTCGATATCGACGGCGCGGATCCTTCCGTCGCGCCCGGAACGGGGACGATGGAGCCGTTCGGCCTCGCCGCGCGGGAGATGCGCGACGTGGTTCGAGAGGTCGCGCCGTACGCGATCGGCTTCGACGCCGTCGAGGTGAACGACCGGGACGACGGGCAGGCCGCCGCGCTGGCGGGGAAGCTGCTCAAGGAGTTCGTGTTCGCCCACGCCGACGACTGA
- a CDS encoding translation initiation factor IF-5A: MAKEQKQVRELQEGSYVMMDEAPCEINHYSTAKPGKHGSAKARVEGEGVFDGKKRSLSQPVDAKIWVPIVERKGGQVVSVDGDDAQIMDLDTYETFTMRVPEDEELSPDDEIEYLEYEGQRKIV; encoded by the coding sequence ATGGCGAAAGAGCAGAAGCAGGTGCGTGAACTGCAGGAGGGGAGCTACGTGATGATGGACGAGGCCCCCTGCGAGATCAACCACTACAGCACTGCCAAGCCGGGGAAACACGGCAGCGCGAAAGCCCGCGTCGAGGGCGAGGGCGTGTTCGACGGGAAGAAGCGGAGCCTCTCCCAGCCCGTCGACGCGAAGATCTGGGTCCCGATCGTCGAGCGCAAGGGCGGCCAGGTCGTCTCCGTCGACGGGGACGACGCCCAGATCATGGACCTCGACACCTACGAGACGTTCACGATGCGCGTCCCCGAGGACGAGGAGCTCAGCCCGGACGACGAGATCGAGTACCTCGAGTACGAGGGCCAGCGGAAGATCGTGTGA
- a CDS encoding DUF7504 family protein has protein sequence MASSEYDSPAGPRLDIAPGEAALARLSGRTSAVERLPQDVYENLLVVTVDAPERIEKAVRNGGGDPANVGIVPVSASPVRYDGTCWIADRVSPSDLTGISIQFSRGERYLREGSGWVVVDGLGTLLMYNEEGKLYRLFSHLISRARERQLRHVTGVDPDVLTSETLARFQGLHDRSIEIE, from the coding sequence ATGGCGAGTAGCGAGTACGACAGCCCCGCCGGCCCGAGGCTCGATATCGCCCCCGGCGAGGCGGCGTTAGCCCGGCTCTCGGGCCGGACGTCGGCGGTCGAGCGCCTCCCACAGGACGTCTACGAGAACCTCCTCGTCGTCACCGTCGACGCGCCGGAACGGATCGAAAAGGCGGTCAGAAACGGCGGCGGCGACCCCGCGAACGTGGGGATCGTCCCGGTGTCCGCGTCGCCGGTGCGTTACGACGGCACCTGCTGGATCGCCGATCGAGTGTCACCGTCGGATCTGACGGGGATCAGCATCCAGTTTTCCCGCGGCGAGCGCTACCTCCGCGAGGGGTCGGGCTGGGTCGTCGTCGACGGGCTGGGGACGCTGCTGATGTACAACGAGGAAGGGAAGCTCTACCGCTTGTTCTCCCACCTGATCAGCCGTGCTCGGGAGCGACAGCTCCGGCACGTCACCGGCGTCGACCCCGACGTACTCACCTCGGAGACGCTCGCGCGCTTCCAGGGGCTCCACGACCGATCGATCGAGATCGAGTGA